One window of the Montipora foliosa isolate CH-2021 chromosome 4, ASM3666993v2, whole genome shotgun sequence genome contains the following:
- the LOC138000956 gene encoding uncharacterized protein codes for MTEGHSQQSTVITADKGRKLVFDNFDFRQQVHSMTEQHQNIDVHWVTHLSVENRVSRNHLSSAKPAADAVMQMENGVWLPTRREHHLQRENYITLTERAIVEIPCLAFLKPVVCKHIPHQYSKEMVEKSEMSFLGMLYHNENDSDGIQQVLTALHQYVSYYGDGDNRVYSSQGLVADQLSVERGVNAFFELANGVTPEERLEGMKISNVAFHNFYNTKSAGDKCTLYSDRNLINRRNISSDVDAAVNPCRKFFDLEVKARLIAAALNELGMSDISDSPKGEFSQANLPEASNMEKKDYVRKIATHIVHGYVIRTENVENIFNNLLAAEAAEQEEVRQQTDNGRYICFFPGCGKTFPSRGKRMRDHEATLNQQVPPQDSQGLLFPSDSAPSEKVPEKDDMFSYQCSFLEYGMLILNFFDAIKEGDGKHTFRCWKFQLPYLRNDPRSTKYALEALGMIFQVYALLSPKHAHELVWNRTVLLKSGLGHNIPLDLLLEIFSRLLKEVIRKLGPNATNHRAIDRYCHAIDFTKALLDNFDQECCVIRRSGHHYELSVVSDVCKIVTELITQRAFCWTPGRTYEHFHGINSTLLSDFDLQDMFMRKTLSEREEHVRMTF; via the exons ATGACTGAAGGCCACTCTCAACAGTCTACGGTAATTACTGCTGACAAAGGAAGAAAGTTGGTGTTCGATAACTTCGACTTCAGGCAGCAAGTTCACAGTATGACTGAACAGCATCAAAATATAGATGTCCACTGGGTTACACACTTGTCAGTGGAAAATCGTGTCTCAAGAAACCACTTGTCGAGTGCGAAGCCTGCTGCAGATGCTGTTATGCAGATGGAGAATGGTGTGTGGTTACCAACTCGCCGTGAGCACCACCTGCAAAGGGAAAACTACATAACTCTTACTGAAAGAGCAATTGTGGAAATACCCTGTTTGGCATTTCTCAAGCCTGTGGTCTGTAAGCACATACCACACCAGTACAGTAAGGAAATGGTTGAGAAATCAGAAATG TCTTTTCTTGGAATGTTGTATCACAACGAAAATGACTCAGATGGTATTCAGCAAGTACTGACAGCACTGCATCAATATGTATCCTACTATGGTGATGGAGATAACAGAGTTTATTCCTCTCAAGGTTTAGTGGCTGATCAGCTGTCAGTGGAACGTGGTGTGAATGCATTCTTTGAGCTTGCAAATGGCGTTACTCCAGAGGAACGTCTAGAAGGTATGAAAATATCTAAT GTTGCTTTCCATAATTTCTACAACACCAAATCAGCAGGAGACAAGTGCACTCTCTACAGcgacagaaatttaataaaCAGAAGGAATATAAGCAGTGATGTTGATGCGGCAGTTAATCCCTGTAGAAAATTTTTCGACCTCGAAGTTAAAGCAAGGCTTATAGCTGCTGCATTAAATGAGCTTGGGATGAGTGATATTTCAGATAGCCCTAAGGGTGAATTTTCCCAAGCAAACCTTCCTGAAGCGAGTAACATGGAGAAAAAGGACTATGTGCGTAAAATTGCCACACACATTGTACATGGCTACGTCATTCGaacggaaaatgttgaaaacatttTCAATAACCTATTAGCAGCAGAAGCTGCTGAGCAAGAAGAGGTCAGGCAACAAACAGACAATGGCAGATATATTTGTTTTTTCCCCGGTTGTGGCAAAACCTTTCCATCAAGGGGAAAACGAATGCGTGATCATGAAGCCACCCTTAACCAACAGGTGCCACCACAAGATTCACAAGGGTTACTCTTCCCAAGTGACTCAGCGCCTTCAGAGAAAGTCCCTGAGAAGGATGACATGTTCAGTTATCAGTGTTCTTTCCTAGAGTATGGCATGCTAATTTTGAACTTTTTTGATGCCATCAAAGAGGGTGATGGTAAACATACTTTCAGATGCTGGAAGTTTCAGCTGCCTTACCTTAGAAATGACCCACGAAGTACAAAGTATGCCCTTGAAGCCCTGGGGAtgatttttcaagtttatgcaCTGCTTTCACCAAAACATGCTCATGAACTTGTTTGGAACAGAACTGTGTTGCTTAAGTCAGGTTTAGGACATAACATTCCCCTTGATTTACTCCTTGAAATTTTCAGTCGACTACTGAAAGAAGTCATTAGAAAGTTGGGTCCTAATGCAACAAATCACAGGGCTATAGATCGCTACTGTCATGCAATTGATTTCACCAAAGCATTACTTGACAACTTTGATCAAGAGTGTTGTGTCATCCGCCGTTCGGGACACCACTATGAACTCTCTGTGGTGTCTGACGTATGCAAGATTGTCACAGAGCTCATCACTCAGAGGGCCTTCTGTTGGACACCAGGGCGTACCTATGAACACTTTCATGGTATTAATTCCACCCTCCTGTCAGACTTTGATCTTCAAGACATGTTCATGAGAAAAACATTGTCAGAGAGAGAAGAGCACGTTAGAATGACATTTTAG
- the LOC138000957 gene encoding uncharacterized protein: MSVEVDLRYGGRCERVLSCFTERLLAIALYDELSEERLKEVEKGAFAYLFASPEEMLSVERWRKLLSTEHYRKFLVAITVDEAHCISQWGLPGSSSKRTAAPFRIWYGNLGELKSLTASNVPSIILTATASLSTKRDIFRALDLNQSSSFIMEHSPERPNVQFSVRYLDKNLPVSSIFSTLIDELRSKNVSCERTMIFCQTRKQCALVYSAFKESLGDDLYVNKHVDSKTRMLEMFHAGTPEAVKKHILCGHIRILACTVAFGMGVDCKEVHRVIHFGPAKNLECYVQECGRGGRDGQPSSCLLLHNGLLGAHCMHDIKDFVANNTDCRRTYLYSHFPGKFTSSVSGHKCCDICAKACGCQQEICKEPAILVLDSTEDENLSFESVRSVEEDDKVHLKTELFNYMKNLLLQNSSGAVASVNMMHEFTPLQIKQVLDNCDKIETLQHVETFVEVWRREHSRAILSVIHQVFGDVHSGELEAPESEDEDMEEFAQEWANIRDDSELCQLLSESDLLNVDVHMEDIDQSGNEEVNMSSVIGNLFKQ, translated from the exons ATGTCTGTAGAGGTAGATTTGCGATATGGCGGTCGATGCGAGAGAGTTCTGTCGTGCTTTACAGAGA GATTATTAGCAATTGCTCTTTACGATGAGCTATCAGAAGAACGACTGAAGGAAGTAGAAAAAGGAGCGTTCGCTTACTTGTTTGCATCACCGGAGGAAATGTTGAGCGTGGAACGCTGGCGCAAGCTTCTTTCAACTGAACACTATCGGAAGTTTCTGGTGGCGATAACTGTCGATGAAGCCCATTGTATAAGCCAGTGGGGTCTTCCTGGATCTTCCTCAAAGCGCACAGCTGCCCCTTTCCGAATTTGGTATGGAAACTTGGGGGAACTCAAGTCACTAACTGCAAGTAATGTTCCCTCTATCATTCTGACGGCCACCGCTTCACTGTCAACTAAAAGAGACATTTTCAGGGCCTTGGATTTAAACCAGTCCTCGTCCTTCATCATGGAACACAGTCCAGAAAGGCCCAATGTGCAATTCAGTGTGCGTTATTTGGATAAAAACTTGCCTGTTTCTTCAATATTTAGTACTTTAATAGATGAGCTTAGAAGCAAAAACGTGTCCTGTGAAAGAACAATGATTTTCTGCCAAACACGCAAGCAGTGCGCTTTGGTGTACTCAGCATTTAAAGAAAGCCTCGGAGATGATTTATATGTTAATAAACACGTTGACAGTAAGACGAGAATGTTGGAAATGTTTCATGCTGGAACACCCGAGGCTGTGAAAAAGCACATTCTTTGTGGCCACATTCGAATACTAGCCTGTACTGTTGCATTTGGAATGGGGGTTGACTGCAAAGAAGTTCACCGTGTCATACATTTTGGCCCTGCTAAAAACCTTGAATGTTATGTCCAAGAATGTGGAAGGGGTGGTAGAGATGGACAGCCAAGTTCATGCCTTTTACTGCACAATGGGCTACTTGGTGCACATTGCATGCATGACATCAAGGATTTTGTTGCCAATAATACTGACTGTAGGCGTACTTACCTATACAGTCATTTTCCAGGGAAATTTACTTCCTCTGTGTCAGGTCACAAGTGCTGTGACATATGTGCTAAAGCATGTGGATGTCAACAAGAAATTTGCAAGGAACCTGCCATACTAGTTCTGGATTCTACCGAAGATGAAAACCTTTCTTTTGAATCTGTTCGTTCAGTTGAAGAAGATGACAAGGTACACCTCAAGACTGAACTGTTCAACTACATGAAAAACCTGCTTCTTCAAAATTCTTCAGGGGCTGTGGCGTCTGTAAACATGATGCATGAATTCACCCCACTGCAAATCAAGCAAGTTCTGGATAATTGTGACAAAATTGAGACACTACAGCATGTAGAAACTTTTGTTGAAGTTTGGAGAAGAGAACACAGCCGAGCAATTTTAAGTGTGATTCACCAGGTCTTTGGTGATGTCCACAGCGGCGAATTGGAGGCACCAGAGAGTGAAGACGAGGACATGGAGGAATTTGCTCAAGAATGGGCAAACATCAGAGATGATTCTGAACTGTGTCAGCTGTTAAGTGAAAGTGACTTGCTTAATGTAGATGTTCATATGGAAGACATTGATCAGTCAGGTAATGAGGAAGTAAACATGAGCAGTGTGATTGGcaatctttttaaacaataa